In the genome of Cherax quadricarinatus isolate ZL_2023a chromosome 28, ASM3850222v1, whole genome shotgun sequence, the window gtgggcccagagagagagagagagagagagagagagagagagagagagagagagagagagagagacagacagacagacagagagacagacagagacagagacagagagacagagacagagagagacagagacagagagagacagagagagacagagagacagacagagacagagagacagagagagagacagagacagacagacagagagagagacagacagaaagagagacagacagacagagagaccgaCCAAGACTGACCTAGGAGCCGTCACTGATATAAGACTGCTAGTGGAAGATCCCATTCAAAATATTGTGATTAATACCAATGTGACACTGGCCAACTAATTAACCCTTAGATATATGGAGGCAAAAATGGCTAAAGAAGCTATTCACaacatttctttctttctttcaacacaccggccgtatcccaccaaggcagggtggcccaaaaagaaaaacaaaagtttctcttaaatttagtaatttatacaggagaaggggttactagccccttgctcacggcattttagtcgcctcttacaacacgcatggcttacggaggaagaattctgttccacttccccatggagataagaggaaataaacaagaacaagaactagaaagaaaatagaagaatacctagaggggtgtgtatatatatgcttgtacatgtatgtgtagtgtgacctaagtgtaagtagaagtaacaagacatacctgaaatcttgcatgtttatgagaaagacaaaagacaccagcaatcctaccatcatgtaaaacaattacaggttttcgttgtacactcacttggcaggacggtagtacctccctgggcggttgctgtttaccaacctactacctaggccaTTCACAACATGTTACAACAAAATTGGAATAAATAACAGGGGTAAGGtgtttacataaaaaaaaatccatgtgGACAAAGTAAAAAGGGCTTCTAGGGAAGAAAATAAAAAGTTAATAGGGCATGCCAAAAGCATCAGATATGCCCTCAATGCTTCACTGGAGGAAAAGATGAAACATGATAATCATAAGctatttttttaatattgcacACCACTGCATATTTCCCCTCCATCAACAGTTTTGTATACCATCCAAAACAATTTATTCCCTTGTTCCCTCCACACTTTTATCATTCATGACCACTATCTAATTTTTCACCACAGGTTTGTACCACTAATTTTTCCAAATGCACACTATGTATTTCTTTTTTAATACTTTACTGGTTTTCTTATCTCTAACAACTATCTCATATCACAGGACTTTAAAATAAACCTTGGTAGCATACAAAATTGCATTTTCAAAACCTTAGAACATAAGATTTTATAAAGTAGCTATATACTAGTACAGTACTGCACAATAAACCCTCTTATTTAACAGACTAATTGGGGTGCAGGTGGTCAATAATGGCACTTGTGGTGTATAGAGAAAAGATTATTTTGCAGTGATTAACAATAATCAAGAATTCTGCAACCACAGGACTTTGACCATTGCTGCCAAATCCAATGACCCAGCAGATTTTGTACTGCATTTCCAAAGTATGTTAAATGGAGGGTTTACAGTATTTCCACAAACTGTACATCTTACAACTTACCTTCAGAATTCCAGTGTGTCTCATAGTGAGAGGAtgtttgtacatgtgtgtgttcATTGCTGGGCAGAAGATAAGAGGTCGTACAGAATCCCAAGCACGCACTATACACGTAAGAAGATTGTCACAAAGACCCTGTGCAAGCTTGGCCATAGTATTGGCATCAAGAGGAGCAATCACCATCACCTGTGCCCAATCTCGAAGTTGGATATGCAGAATCGGGTCACCACGGCCATTCCAGACTGCCCACTCATCACTGTCCAGCACAAAATTTAAATCTGGATATAAAGATTTCAAGGTATCATCAGTTTGCTTTCTTCCTCTAATTGGGGTTCGCCTTCCACACTGACtgcagtgatcactgctgctgttttggtcatcactatcactacctcttAACTCCCCATTATCAGTAGCTTTCCTCTCTGGTTTGATAAAACTAACAAGTCCCCCACGAACTGGTCCACGACTACTTGCCATTTCTACCTTAGCTTGACATTTCAAGAAGTGACAAGCACGTTCAGTTGGAACAATAACCACACTTGCTCCACGTTCTTGCAGTTTTCGTGCTAATTCTGGAACTTTGATAGTAGCCACACTTCCTGTGCAGCCCAAGATCACCCTTGGGCCAGTGCTTGGTGCAGGTAACCACGACATTGTCTGCAATTTTTTAATACAGTATACCAGTAGAACCTTCAGTATTCTTTCACATACTCTATGCACCACCAGATTTAAAAACAATAGTGCGGATGCTTGAAACGTGAGTTACAGGAGCAAAGATATGTATTTATTTGTATGTTAACATACTAGTAGTGCATAGTGATGTAGCATTGTTTTTCAAAACTGATATgaattaatatacagtggacccccgcataacgatcacctccgaatgcgaccaattatgtaagtgtatttatggaagtgcgtttgtacgtgtatgtttgggggtctgaaatggactaatctacttcacaatattccttatgggaacaaatttagtcagtactggcacctgaacatacttctggagtgaaaaaatatcgttaaccgggggtccactgtatatttgccAAAAGCAAAAAAGTATGAGCTTTGTGCTTAAAATATAGTTTTTTCAACTTTAATGTTAAGTGAACATTATGCCCTTTAGAATTTATTAATATCACACCTATATCAAAATAGTGACAAGGAAACTAAGGAAACATTGTAATGTGTCTTTAGAAATACATATTTTTTGAAAGCAATGATTTTGCTGTTTGGATAAGTAATACACTTTCTAAGGTGTCATGGTATCTAGCTGTTACCTTAATTTATATAATGAATCTTGCAGTAAAATGTTTCAGGACGTATGGTGTGCACTAGCTGAGAGGTCAGAATATCCAAGCTTGCTCCACTCTTCATTTGCCATAAGACCCTTTTCCATGCGACACCCTAGGTACTCTCGGGATTCCTCTCGACACTTAGTATTCTCGTTCTGATTTTCATGTAGGCACAGCATATATCTGTTGATAGTGAGGAACTGTAAAATTTGACATTGGTTTTCTTTCGAATATAGATTTTACAATATCTTACAATCAATGTAAACATAAAGAAAGCAAATGAGGATACTTCTCTGCATTATTTATTCTCCAACTGTATTCTCACTAAAGTGACACTTTATTTTCTTTAATTCCATGTTGTACTTTTAATAAATACTTATTTTTCCATTCTTTGTCATTATATTTTTCTTGCACTGCCTTTATCTCTTAATATGAACATTATCTTCCATTGTTTTCACTTCAGCTCTTGGTCTCGCCTCTTAACTTTTTGATTGAACTCTGCAATATCTAATTGCTAACTTTTAGCTATGTGGTGTTTACACTTGCATGCATTAGCTGAGGCAATCCATATTTTTTATAACATCAAGTGAAATATGCTTAACTTATGAATGAaactgtaagcagaatttatacagtggaaccttggttttcgttattaattcattccagaaaaccgaattcgacgaaaactgaagcaatacagtggatccccgcataccgttggcatcacataacgattaatccgcataccgcttgctttaatcgcaaaaattttgcctcgcataccgcttaaaaacccgctcaccgctgttcgtccgagacgcgtccaatgtgcgccctctgccagcctcacatgtgccgcccgtgccattgtttaccagccagcctccgcagtaacatccaagcatacaatcggaatatttcgtattattacagtgttttcggtgctttatctggaaaataagtgaccatgggccccaagaaagcttctagtgccaaccctacagcaataagggtgagaattccaatagaaatgaagaaagagatcattgataagtatgaaagtggagtgcgtatcgccgacctggccaggttgtacaagaaaccccaatcaaccatcgctactattgtgggcaccagaaaggcaatcaaggaagctgttcttgccaaaggtttaactgtgttttcaaaacaaagatcgcaagtgatggaagatgttgagagactcttattggtgtggataaatgaaaaacagctagcaggagatagcgtctctcaagcgatcataagcgaaaaggctaggaagttgcatgaggatttaattaaaaaaatgcctgcaactagtgctgatgtgagtgaatttaaggccagcaaaggttggtttgagagatttaagaagcgtagtggcatacatagtgtgataaggcatggtgaggctgccagttcggaccacaaagcagctgaaaaatatgtgcaggaattcaagaagtacagtggacccccggttaacgatattttttcactccagaagtatgttcaggtgccagtactgaccgaatttgttcccataagaaatattgtgaagtagattagtccatttcagacccccaaacatacacgtacaaacgcacttacataaatacacttacataattggtcacattcggaggtaatcgttatgcgggggtccactgtacatagacagtgaaggactgaaacctgaacaagtgtttaattgtgatgaaacaggcctgttttggaagaaaatgccaagcaggacctacattactcaggaggaaaaggcactcccaggacataagcctaggaaagacaggcttactttgttgatgtgttccaatgctactggtgattgcaaagtgaagcctttattagtgtatcactctgaaactcccagaccgttcaggcaaaagaatgtcctcaaggagaatttgtgtgtgctgtggagggcaaacagtaaggcatgggtcactagggactttttctatgactggttacaccatgcatt includes:
- the Ppcdc gene encoding phosphopantothenoylcysteine decarboxylase, whose translation is MSWLPAPSTGPRVILGCTGSVATIKVPELARKLQERGASVVIVPTERACHFLKCQAKVEMASSRGPVRGGLVSFIKPERKATDNGELRGSDSDDQNSSSDHCSQCGRRTPIRGRKQTDDTLKSLYPDLNFVLDSDEWAVWNGRGDPILHIQLRDWAQVMVIAPLDANTMAKLAQGLCDNLLTCIVRAWDSVRPLIFCPAMNTHMYKHPLTMRHTGILKELGYIEVCVMTKRLACGDVGAGAMAELDNIVNAVMQELPGAHRVSHGPF